The genomic window CCCCTCTACAGCCTGCACCCCCACCACTCCAAACTGAGTGAAGAACTGGTGCTGGATGCCCACAAAAAGAACAAAAAAATCTTCACCTGGACGGTGAATGACCGGGCTCTGGTGGAGCAGTTCAGGGCCTGGGGTGTGGATGGCGTGATTTCGGATGTGCCAGAGGTGTTTTAGATCCCCCGTTGCTTGTTCTACTTGCAAGCGACCCCTTAAGGAAGGGGTAAAAAGCTCAAGCCAAAGCAAAAAGTCCCCCTTTGTTAAGGGGGACAGCTTCGAACTTGCGAGAAGCAGGGGGATCGAGAAGCAGGGATTTAAGGGTACAACCCGCGCAGTGCTCTGGCTTCCAGCACACGGGCACAGGCCACGATGTAAGCAGCGGTTCTCAGGGTCACATTGTGGCGCTCTTTGACATCCCAGAGGCTGTCGAAGGCTTCACGCATGATGCGGTCCAGTCGGGCGTTGATTTCGTCTTCGGTCCAGAAGTAACTGGAGAAGTCCTGCACCCACTCGAAGTAACTGACCGTCACACCCCCGGCGTTGGCCAGCACGTCTGGCACAATCAGCACGCCTTTGTCGGACAGGATGTCATCGGCGACAGGGATGGTGGGACCGTTTGCCCCTTCCACGATGACTCTGGTTTTGATGCGGTTGGCGTTCTCTTCGGTGATTTGTTTTTCCAGAGCGGCAGGGATCAAGACTTCGCATTCCACGTCCCAGAAGCTGGAGGGATCGATGGTTTCGGTGCCGGGCATGCCTTTGAGGGTGCTGTGTTCTTTCAGGTGGTTCAGGGCGTCGTAAGGGTTGATGCCCGCTTCGCTGTAGATGGTGCCGGTGATGTCCTGAATGGCCACCACTTTGGCCCCGTGGTCATGGAAAATGCGTGCAGCAGCGTTCCCCACGTTGCCGAAGCCCTGCACAGTCACTCTGGCCCCTTCCAGAGGGATGCCCAGTTTTTGCATGGCCCGTGCTCCAGCCACAAACACCCCACGTCCAGTGGCGTCATTGCGACCCAGAGAGCCCCCCAAGGCGATGGGTTTACCTGTCACCACACCGGTGGCGGTTTTGCCTTCGTTCATGGAGTAGGTGTCCATCATCCACGCCATGACCTGAGGATTGGTGTTCACATCGGGGGCAGGGATGTCCCGGTCTGGTCCGATGATGATGCCAATTTCGGTGGTGTAACGGCGGGTCAGGCGCTCCAGTTCACCCATCGACAGTTTTCTGGGGTCCACGCGGATGCCCCCTTTGCCCCCACCGTAAGGCAGGCCCACCACAGCATTTTTGATGGTCATCCATGCGCTTAAGGCCATCACTTCACTTAAAGTCACGTCCTGGTGGTAACGGATGCCCCCTTTGGCTGGACCTCTGGAGGTGTTGTGCTGCACCCGGTACCCTTCAAAGTGGGCCACTGAACCGTCATCAAGGTGGATGGGGACATCCACCACCAGAATGCGTTTGGGGCGCTTGAGGGTTTCCACCCA from Deinococcus misasensis DSM 22328 includes these protein-coding regions:
- a CDS encoding Glu/Leu/Phe/Val family dehydrogenase; translation: MNFEIPSYLDKNNIGPFEIYLEQVERVTPYLGKLAYWVETLKRPKRILVVDVPIHLDDGSVAHFEGYRVQHNTSRGPAKGGIRYHQDVTLSEVMALSAWMTIKNAVVGLPYGGGKGGIRVDPRKLSMGELERLTRRYTTEIGIIIGPDRDIPAPDVNTNPQVMAWMMDTYSMNEGKTATGVVTGKPIALGGSLGRNDATGRGVFVAGARAMQKLGIPLEGARVTVQGFGNVGNAAARIFHDHGAKVVAIQDITGTIYSEAGINPYDALNHLKEHSTLKGMPGTETIDPSSFWDVECEVLIPAALEKQITEENANRIKTRVIVEGANGPTIPVADDILSDKGVLIVPDVLANAGGVTVSYFEWVQDFSSYFWTEDEINARLDRIMREAFDSLWDVKERHNVTLRTAAYIVACARVLEARALRGLYP